In Alkalihalobacterium alkalinitrilicum, a genomic segment contains:
- a CDS encoding dihydrolipoamide acetyltransferase family protein, which yields MAFEFKLPDIGEGIHEGEIVKWFVKPGDEVKEDDILLEVQNDKAVVEIPSPVEGKILELKVTEGTVAVVGDVLVTIDFEGEAPQSAHGDHEEEAPAPAKDEAKAEASKTEEQATQVVAETEVDENRRVVAMPSVRKYAREKGVNILAVQGTGNNGRITKEDIDSYLAGGQPETTTAVQEEAASETEKTPQKAAPVAIPEGANEERVPLKGIRKAIAKAMVNSKHTAPHVTHMDEVDVTALVAHRKQYKEAAAEQGVKLTYLPYVVKALTAALRKYPTLNASIDDVNEEIVYKNYFNIGIAADTEQGLVVPVVKDADRKSIYSIAEEISELAVKARDGKLSPNEMKGGTCTISNLGSARGAWFTPVINHPEVAILGIGRIEEKAIVKNGEIIAAPVLNLSISYDHRLIDGVTAQNALNHIKRLLNDPQLLLMEG from the coding sequence GTGGCATTTGAATTCAAACTTCCTGATATCGGTGAAGGTATCCATGAAGGTGAAATTGTTAAATGGTTTGTTAAACCAGGAGACGAAGTAAAAGAAGATGATATTTTACTGGAAGTCCAAAACGATAAAGCTGTTGTTGAAATTCCATCACCAGTTGAAGGTAAAATACTAGAATTAAAAGTAACTGAAGGTACGGTAGCTGTAGTTGGTGACGTGCTCGTGACGATTGATTTTGAAGGTGAAGCACCTCAATCGGCTCATGGTGATCATGAAGAAGAAGCTCCAGCCCCAGCGAAAGATGAAGCAAAAGCTGAGGCATCAAAAACTGAAGAACAAGCAACACAAGTAGTGGCAGAAACAGAAGTCGATGAAAACCGTCGTGTTGTAGCAATGCCATCTGTACGTAAATATGCTCGTGAAAAAGGCGTAAATATTCTTGCTGTTCAAGGAACTGGAAATAACGGTCGCATCACGAAAGAAGATATTGACAGCTATTTAGCAGGTGGACAACCCGAAACAACAACAGCAGTTCAAGAAGAAGCGGCTTCTGAAACTGAAAAAACACCGCAAAAGGCAGCGCCTGTTGCTATCCCAGAAGGAGCAAATGAAGAGCGTGTTCCACTTAAAGGAATCCGAAAAGCAATTGCGAAAGCGATGGTTAACTCTAAACATACAGCTCCACATGTAACACATATGGATGAAGTCGATGTAACAGCGCTTGTTGCTCATCGTAAACAATATAAAGAAGCAGCTGCAGAACAAGGTGTTAAATTAACGTATTTACCATATGTAGTTAAAGCATTAACAGCCGCACTACGTAAATATCCTACCCTTAACGCATCAATTGACGATGTCAATGAAGAAATTGTTTATAAAAACTATTTCAACATTGGTATTGCAGCTGATACGGAGCAAGGCTTAGTTGTTCCTGTCGTAAAAGATGCTGATCGCAAATCAATATACTCAATTGCAGAGGAAATTAGCGAATTAGCTGTTAAAGCTCGTGACGGAAAGCTTAGTCCGAATGAAATGAAAGGCGGAACATGCACTATTTCGAACCTAGGTTCAGCACGTGGAGCATGGTTTACGCCAGTCATTAACCATCCAGAAGTAGCGATCTTAGGGATTGGCCGTATTGAAGAAAAAGCAATTGTTAAAAATGGTGAAATTATCGCAGCACCTGTTCTTAATTTATCGATTAGCTATGACCACCGATTAATTGACGGTGTTACAGCTCAAAATGCGTTAAATCACATCAAACGATTATTAAACGACCCACAATTGTTATTAATGGAGGGATAA
- the lpdA gene encoding dihydrolipoyl dehydrogenase: MVVGDFATEVDTLVIGSGPGGYVAAIRAAQLGQKVTIVEKDNLGGVCLNVGCIPSKALIEAGHRYHDAHSSDNMGITVDKVNLDFSKMQEWKTSVVNKLTGGVEGLLKGNKVEIVKGEAYFADKDSVRVMDDKQAQTYKFKNCIIATGSRPIEIPAFKFSKRVLSSTGALNLTELPKKLLVIGGGYIGIELGAAYSNLGSEVVVLEGGKQILPGFEKQMSQLVTRRMKKNGVEFYTEALAKGVEETENGVTVTAEVKGETKTFEADYVLVTVGRRPNTEEIGLEQIGVEIDERGFIKVDKQCKTSVDGIYAIGDIVAGPMLAHKASYEAKVAAEAISGHSVEVDYLAIPAVVFSGPELATVGLNEQEAKAEGYDVVVSKFPFAANGRALSLDETDGFMKMVTRKEDGLVLGVQIAGANASDMISEACVAIEAGMTAEDIALTIHAHPSLGEITMETAEVALGMPIHIVK; encoded by the coding sequence ATGGTAGTTGGGGATTTCGCAACAGAAGTAGATACGCTAGTCATTGGCTCTGGCCCTGGCGGTTATGTAGCAGCAATCCGTGCGGCGCAATTAGGACAAAAAGTAACAATCGTTGAGAAGGACAATCTTGGTGGCGTTTGTTTAAACGTCGGTTGTATTCCTTCAAAAGCATTAATTGAAGCAGGTCATCGTTATCATGATGCTCACTCCTCAGATAACATGGGGATTACAGTAGACAAAGTGAACCTCGATTTTTCTAAGATGCAAGAATGGAAAACCTCTGTTGTCAACAAGTTAACAGGTGGAGTGGAAGGTCTTTTAAAAGGTAATAAAGTAGAAATCGTTAAAGGTGAAGCCTATTTCGCTGATAAAGATTCTGTTCGTGTTATGGATGATAAACAAGCTCAAACATACAAATTTAAAAATTGTATAATTGCGACAGGATCTCGTCCAATTGAAATTCCTGCCTTTAAGTTTAGTAAGCGTGTATTAAGTTCAACTGGTGCCCTTAACTTAACAGAGCTACCGAAGAAATTACTTGTGATCGGTGGCGGCTATATCGGTATTGAGCTTGGAGCAGCTTATTCTAATCTAGGTTCAGAAGTTGTAGTATTAGAAGGTGGAAAACAAATTCTTCCTGGTTTTGAAAAACAGATGAGCCAACTTGTAACGCGTCGTATGAAAAAGAACGGTGTGGAATTCTACACTGAAGCGTTAGCAAAAGGTGTAGAGGAAACAGAAAATGGCGTAACAGTGACAGCTGAAGTAAAAGGTGAAACAAAAACGTTTGAAGCTGATTATGTTCTAGTTACGGTTGGACGTCGTCCGAATACAGAAGAAATCGGTTTAGAACAAATTGGTGTAGAAATCGATGAGCGTGGTTTTATTAAAGTTGATAAACAATGTAAAACATCTGTTGACGGGATTTACGCTATTGGTGATATCGTTGCAGGACCAATGCTTGCTCACAAAGCTTCTTATGAAGCGAAAGTTGCAGCTGAAGCGATTTCAGGCCATTCTGTTGAAGTTGATTACTTAGCAATTCCAGCTGTAGTCTTCTCTGGTCCAGAACTTGCTACCGTCGGACTAAATGAACAAGAAGCAAAAGCGGAAGGGTATGACGTTGTTGTATCTAAATTCCCATTTGCAGCGAATGGTCGTGCCTTATCATTAGATGAAACAGACGGCTTTATGAAAATGGTTACTCGTAAAGAAGATGGCCTAGTATTAGGTGTTCAAATTGCTGGAGCGAATGCATCAGATATGATTTCTGAAGCGTGTGTAGCGATTGAAGCAGGTATGACAGCGGAAGATATTGCCTTAACGATCCATGCACATCCTTCATTAGGTGAAATTACGATGGAAACTGCCGAAGTAGCACTTGGAATGCCAATTCATATAGTGAAATAA
- a CDS encoding glycine betaine uptake BCCT transporter codes for MKKLTPVFFISLVIATAFILWGVFAPNHLDTTTATIQSFITEKFGWFYLLASTGFLIFAIYLIFSPYGRIRLGKPEDRPEYSYLTWFAFLFTAGMGIGLVFWGVAEPMYHFYYPPNPNLDPYQAASQAMRYSFFHWGLHPWAIYAIVALILAYFQFRKDSPGVISAAFIPLLGDRVHGPIGTTINVIVVFATIFGVATSLGFGTMQISGGVSQLIPGVNNNLMTQLTIIIIITILYMLSAQTGLNKGIRILSKTNIYLAIGLLLFLLFVGPTTFIMGVFTQTLGSYLQNLAGMSFRIDPYNPETNWVQGWTIFYWAWWIAWAPFVGTFIARVSKGRTIREFVIGVLAVPTIFGALWFSVFGGTAISLDLHNNIGIMNIIEEQGMELALFAVLDQFPLGMVMSIIAVLLISSFFITSADSATFVLGMQTTNGSLNPANSVKFIWGLVQSAAAAVLLASGGLDALQTASIIAALPFAVIMILMIFSLMKALRQEKPILYQDKLRMKDEKLRLREEKLKLKEEIATLKKQVNTLNEKNEVDEKKDDQ; via the coding sequence TTGAAAAAGTTAACACCTGTGTTTTTCATTTCGTTAGTCATTGCCACAGCCTTTATTTTGTGGGGGGTCTTTGCCCCAAACCATCTGGATACAACTACTGCCACCATTCAAAGTTTTATTACTGAAAAATTCGGCTGGTTTTATTTGTTAGCATCGACAGGGTTCCTCATTTTCGCCATATACCTTATCTTTAGTCCTTACGGAAGAATACGATTAGGAAAGCCAGAGGATCGTCCTGAATACAGTTATTTAACATGGTTTGCCTTTTTATTTACTGCTGGTATGGGAATTGGACTTGTGTTCTGGGGCGTTGCCGAACCGATGTATCACTTTTATTACCCACCCAATCCAAATCTTGATCCTTACCAAGCAGCTAGTCAGGCGATGCGGTACTCATTTTTTCATTGGGGGTTACACCCTTGGGCCATTTATGCGATTGTGGCTTTAATCCTTGCTTATTTTCAATTTAGAAAAGATTCTCCAGGTGTTATCAGTGCAGCATTTATACCTTTGTTAGGTGACCGTGTCCATGGTCCTATAGGTACAACGATAAATGTTATCGTTGTATTTGCTACAATTTTTGGGGTCGCTACTTCACTCGGGTTTGGAACGATGCAAATATCAGGTGGTGTTTCACAACTCATACCTGGAGTTAACAATAACCTGATGACTCAGCTTACTATCATCATTATTATTACAATTCTTTATATGTTATCTGCTCAAACTGGACTTAATAAAGGGATTCGTATTTTAAGTAAAACTAATATTTATTTAGCCATTGGTTTATTACTCTTCTTACTTTTTGTTGGACCAACTACATTTATTATGGGTGTATTTACACAAACTTTAGGAAGTTATTTACAAAACTTAGCTGGTATGAGCTTTCGGATTGATCCTTATAATCCCGAAACGAATTGGGTTCAAGGTTGGACGATCTTTTATTGGGCTTGGTGGATTGCTTGGGCTCCATTTGTCGGAACCTTCATTGCCCGAGTTTCTAAGGGAAGGACGATTCGTGAATTTGTGATTGGAGTGTTAGCTGTACCGACAATATTTGGTGCTTTATGGTTTTCTGTTTTTGGAGGTACCGCCATTTCACTTGACCTACATAATAATATCGGAATCATGAATATCATTGAAGAACAAGGGATGGAATTAGCACTGTTCGCTGTATTAGATCAATTTCCTTTAGGTATGGTGATGTCTATAATTGCAGTTCTTCTAATTAGTTCGTTTTTTATTACATCTGCAGACTCGGCAACCTTTGTTCTTGGTATGCAAACGACAAACGGTAGTTTAAATCCCGCCAATTCAGTTAAATTTATTTGGGGACTAGTTCAGTCAGCAGCTGCGGCCGTTTTATTAGCATCAGGTGGATTAGATGCGTTACAAACAGCTTCCATCATCGCTGCACTTCCATTTGCAGTTATAATGATTTTGATGATTTTTTCATTAATGAAGGCTCTCCGTCAAGAGAAACCGATACTTTATCAAGATAAACTACGTATGAAAGATGAAAAGTTGAGGCTTCGAGAAGAAAAATTAAAATTGAAAGAAGAAATTGCAACATTAAAGAAACAAGTGAATACACTTAATGAGAAAAATGAAGTTGATGAAAAAAAAGACGATCAATAG